One Oryza brachyantha chromosome 3, ObraRS2, whole genome shotgun sequence DNA segment encodes these proteins:
- the LOC102718528 gene encoding uncharacterized protein LOC102718528 codes for MALKALQVPSSFARPINRSSIGCCSSRRSLRPKIASGGLAARIAGESSSSSPAVECRAGSNLHGCVDEGAVGSRQEQAAEIPIVLFPAVVFPGATVQLQAFEFRYRIMVHTLLEEGLTRFGVVYSGGGGDGVAAGEVGCVAHVVECERLVDGRFFLTCVGGDRFRVVGAVRTKPYVVARIQPLTDALSGGGGDMLRRLAEGVEEHLRNVAMLSDKLGWSRPLRTTSRSSSSPSSPASLSFAVARELVEDRQEQQALLRLDDAAARLAREGRYLERRSRYLAAVAAIKDALAHLYCNDK; via the coding sequence ATGGCCCTAAAGGCTCTGCAAGTTCCATCTAGCTTTGCAAGGCCGATCAACCGCAGCTCCATCGGCTGTTGCTCGTCGCGGCGTTCCCTGCGGCCAAAGATTGCATCTGGAGGGCTCGCCGCAAGAATCGCCGgagagagcagcagcagctcgccggcggtggaATGCCGGGCGGGGTCCAACCTGCACGGGTGCGTGGACGAGGGCGCCGTGGGGTCGAGGCAGGAGCAGGCGGCGGAGATCCCCATCGTGCTGTTCCCGGCGGTCGTCTTCCCCGGCGCGACGGTGCAGCTGCAGGCGTTCGAGTTCAGGTACCGCATCATGGTGCACACGCTGCTGGAGGAGGGGCTCACCAGGTTCGGCGTCGTCTactccggcggcggaggggacggggtggcggccggcgaggttGGGTGCGTCGCCCACGTGGTGGAGTGCGAGCGGCTCGTGGACGGCCGGTTCTTCCTCAcctgcgtcggcggcgaccggttCCGCGTCGTGGGGGCCGTCAGGACGAAGCCGTACGTTGTCGCGAGGATCCAACCCCTGACCGACGcgctcagcggcggcggcggcgacatgctccgccgcctcgcggaGGGAGTGGAGGAGCACCTCAGGAACGTGGCGATGCTGTCGGACAAGCTCGGCTGGAGCCGGCCGCTACGCACGACGTCGcgctcgtcgtcctcgccctcctccccggcgTCGCTGTCGTTCGCGGTGGCGAGGGAGCTGGTGGAGGACCGGCAGGAGCAGCAGGCGCTGCTCCGGctggacgacgcggcggcgcggctggcGCGGGAGGGGAGGTACCTGGAGCGGCGGAGCAGGTACCTCGCCGCCGTTGCGGCGATCAAGGACGCCCTCGCCCACCTCTACTGCAACGACAAGTAG
- the LOC102718812 gene encoding MOB kinase activator-like 1A, translating into MSLFGRSSRSHLTFRPKKSATSGGKGLQLKKHIDTTLGSGNLREAVRLPIGEDLNEWLAVNTVDFFNQVSVLYGTLMEFCTAATCPIMSAGPKYEYRWADGVKVKKPVQVSAPKYVEYLMDWVETQLDDEAIFPQKIGAPFPPNFGEVIRTIFKRLFRVYAHIYHSHFQMVVKLKEEAHLSTCFKHFVLFTWEFSLIDRAELAPLKDLIEPIILRY; encoded by the exons ATGAGCTTGTTCGGTCGCAGCAgcag GAGCCACCTGACGTTCAGGCCCAAGAAGAGCGCCACTTCCGGGGGCAAG GGGTTGCAGCTGAAGAAGCACATCGATACCACCCTGGGCAGCGGCAACCTGCGAGAGGCGGTCCGTCTGCCAATTGGAGAGGATCTCAACGAATGGCTCGCTGTCAACA CTGTAGACTTCTTCAACCAAGTGAGTGTTCTGTACGGCACCCTGATGGAGTTCTGCACTGCAGCTACCTGCCCGATCATGTCTGCCGGACCAAA GTATGAGTACAGGTGGGCTGATGGAGTGAAGGTGAAGAAGCCTGTTCAAGTGTCTGCTCCAAAGTACGTGGAGTACCTGATGGATTGGGTGGAGACCCAGCTTGACGACGAGGCCATTTTCCCTCAAAAGATTG GGGCTCCCTTCCCTCCAAACTTTGGCGAGGTGATCAGGACCATCTTCAAGCGGCTCTTCAGGGTGTACGCCCACATCTACCACTCTCATTTTCAGATGGTTGTCAAGCTCAAGGAGGAGGCCCATCTCAGCACTTGCTTCAAGCACTTTGTGCTCTTCACATGG GAATTCAGTTTGATCGACAGGGCAGAGCTGGCTCCTCTGAAAGACCTGATCGAGCCGATAATTCTTCGGTACTGA
- the LOC102713813 gene encoding anthocyanin regulatory C1 protein-like, translated as MGRKPCCAKEGLNRGAWTATEDDVLVSYIAEHGEGKWGALPNRAGLKRCGKSCRLRWLNYLRPGIKRGNISGDEEELILRLHTLLGNRWSLIAGRLPGRTDNEIKNYWNSTLSKRATRRRITTTTTMPAATSSASRRRSPEPRAVVSPIRTKALRCNNNRALQHAAAAAACCSHDGRPPGIAPPGDGDPAGEAAAAAAAAAADKVAAPQAVLLQQQQQELAGVDDDDLLPAVCIDLDLDDIELGLDGFLSPWNGGGHDAAGAGPTTPIGYDLAGGGEAVDLEALLLGQLEAGEDVDGDRHHQQQQQQEVPSSSPGNEDDYLELAPWL; from the exons ATGGGGAGGAAGCCGTGCTGCGCGAAGGAGGGGCTGAACAGAGGGGCatggacggcgacggaggacgaCGTGCTGGTCTCCTACATCGCCGAGCACGGCGAAGGCAAGTGGGGAGCCCTCCCAAACCGAGCCG GGCTGAAGCGGTGCGGGAAGAGCTGCCGGCTCCGGTGGCTGAACTACCTCCGGCCGGGCATCAAGAGGGGCAACAtctccggcgacgaggaggagctcaTCCTCAGGCTGCACACTCTCCTCGGCAACAG atggtCGCTGATCGCCGGGAGGCTGCCGGGGCGAACAGACAATGAAATCAAGAACTACTGGAACAGCACCCTCAGCAAGAGGGCCACGCGACGAcggatcaccaccaccaccaccatgccgGCGGCCACCAGCAGCGCTTCACGCCGGCGGTCGCCGGAGCCCCGCGCGGTCGTCAGCCCGATCCGGACCAAGGCGCTGCGGTGCAACAACAACAGGGCGCTGCagcatgccgccgccgccgccgcttgctGCAGCCACGACGGCCGTCCACCGGGGATCGCGCCACCGGGAGACGGCGATCCCGCAGgagaggcagcggcggcggcggcggcggcggcggctgataAGGTGGCCGCGCCGCAGGCGGtactgctgcagcagcagcagcaagagttGGCCGGGGTGGATGACGACGACTTGCTGCCGGCCGTTTGTATCGACCTCGACTTGGACGACATCGAGCTGGGACTCGACGGCTTCCTGAGCCCGTggaacggcggcggccacgacgCCGCCGGAGCGGGGCCGACGACGCCTATTGGCTATGAcctcgctggcggcggcgaggctgtAGACCTGGAGGCTCTGCTGCTGGGGCAGCTGGAAGCGGGGGAAGACGTCGACGGTGACCGCCACCatcaacaacagcagcagcaggaggtgCCTTCCTCGTCTCCGGGGAACGAGGACGACTACCTGGAGTTGGCACCATGGCTCTGA